The Siniperca chuatsi isolate FFG_IHB_CAS linkage group LG12, ASM2008510v1, whole genome shotgun sequence genome has a segment encoding these proteins:
- the si:ch211-199f5.1 gene encoding protocadherin-8: MRLLTEGKKMIQGKFRPITYCHQWIFIFAIHQFLFASLAQSEGNTIRYQTNEEDAPGTVIGNLAKDMSLSLSHSSKTNFRMMKQFNDSFIGVRESDGELTVGERIDRERICRHTLQCLITFDVVNFSKDRYKLIHVEVEIKDINDNSPEFPNKESIVEISENAAAGSRIPLDPAVDADVGSNYIQSYQISVNSHFTIDVLLRADGVKYAELVLMKELDRETQSSYTVELVATDGGNPFRSGSTKITIKVTDFNDNSPVFDQNSFSVSLPEDAPVGTVILDLNAIDADEGLNGEVVYGFGKQVSHEIRELFQVDNKSGRLTLRSPVDFEDKSTYELDVQATDLGPNPTPSVCKIIIHVTDVNDNAPEISITPMTSITTGTAYISEAADKDSLVALISTLDRDSGVNSQVHCTLYGHDHFKLRQAYEDSYMIVTAAALDRERISEYNLTVMAEDFGSPPLRKITQYTIRLSDENDNAPHFTKGVYEVLVVENNAPGAYITTVEASDADLGNNGKITYRLVASVIMGSPVNTFVSLNSVSGSIYALRSFNYEVMKQLDIHIQASDGGSPQLQSTAVIRLKIVDQNDNQPSIIQPPLYKGSAEVFLPKDAPAGYVVTQIKATDADEGINAQLSYKITEGGHLGFSINKDTGKVHVSRQLMYDLTDNVKVTVSVSDNGSPALTSTAIIHFSFIEETLPSMPSLAQNGSDELFEWDMSIAIIIVLAGSCSLLLLAIILITTICSRRKKETREGGCDEKEDIPNVEKVESGHIDSLIANHKGKVFDAHPFPEKPPLASSNTTETGCEDGRQTAGIFESNSRVMEGKLKGYSTLPGYGKETVRPITIWKGNSFTTISARDPHISGKDSGKGDSDFNDSDSDISGDVHKKESPPTNSLWACTSECKVLGHSDRCWSPSATRPNTSMACGPHLSTFSKTASLPRDTRRENYYPAHIPKTNGLQSVYEKVQHQEFDYILVGPPTPARIQEADEISIPEYTNS, translated from the exons ATGAGACTGCTTACCGAGGGAAAGAAGATGATACAGGGCAAATTTAGGCCTATAACTTATTGCCACCAGTGGATTTTTATATTCGCAATCCATCAATTTTTATTTGCCTCACTGGCTCAGTCTGAGGGAAATACTATTCGATACCAGACCAATGAGGAGGACGCACCAGGTACAGTCATCGGAAACCTTGCCAAGGACATGTCCTTGAGTCTGTCTCATTCCTCCAAGACCAATTTCAGGATGATGAAACAATTCAATGATTCATTCATCGGGGTAAGAGAAAGCGACGGGGAACTCACTGTCGGGGAACGAATTGACAGGGAAAGAATCTGCAGACACACTCTACAGTGTCTCATTACTTTTGACGTGGTAAATTTCTCCAAAGATCGCTACAAATTGATTCACGTAGAGGTGGAAATAAAGGACATCAATGACAACTCTCCGGAGTTTCCAAACAAGGAATCTATAGTTGAGATCTCAGAGAATGCAGCAGCGGGGTCCCGCATCCCTTTAGACCCAGCTGTGGACGCTGATGTCGGATCAAACTACATCCAAAGCTATCAAATTTCTGTCAACAGTCATTTTACCATTGATGTGCTCCTGAGAGCGGATGGGGTTAAATATGCGGAATTGGTGCTAATGAAAGAGCTAGACAGGGAGACTCAGTCATCATACACTGTGGAGCTGGTCGCCACAGACGGAGGGAACCCTTTCAGATCGGGGTCAACAAAGATAACTATCAAAGTGACTGACTTTAATGACAATAGTCCCGTTTTTGACCAGAATAGTTTCTCAGTCAGTTTGCCAGAGGACGCACCGGTTGGCACAGTTATACTGGACTTAAACGCAATTGATGCTGATGAGGGTTTAAACGGAGAGGTCGTCTACGGGTTCGGAAAACAGGTTTCTCATGAGATCCGAGAACTTTTCCAAGTGGATAATAAATCAGGTCGACTGACGCTCAGGAGCCCGGTGGATTTTGAGGACAAAAGCACCTACGAGCTAGACGTGCAGGCGACTGATCTGGGACCCAACCCGACCCCCTCCGTGTGCAAAATCATAATTCACGTCACGGACGTTAATGACAATGCCCCAGAAATCAGCATCACCCCGATGACCTCCATCACGACAGGCACTGCATACATCAGCGAGGCGGCAGACAAGGACAGTCTGGTGGCGCTGATCAGCACCTTGGACAGAGACTCGGGTGTTAACAGCCAGGTCCACTGCACATTATACGGCCACGACCATTTCAAACTCCGGCAGGCTTACGAGGACAGCTACATGATAGTTACAGCAGCAGCCCTAGACAGGGAGAGGATTAGTGAGTATAACTTGACGGTCATGGCTGAGGATTTTGGGTCACCTCCACTGAGAAAGATCACTCAGTACACCATTAGACTCAGCGACGAGAATGACAACGCCCCTCACTTTACTAAAGGTGTCTATGAAGTTTTAGTGGTGGAAAACAATGCCCCGGGTGCTTATATCACCACAGTTGAGGCCAGCGACGCTGATCTGGGCAATAATGGCAAAATCACCTACAGACTTGTGGCCAGTGTTATCATGGGGTCCCCAGTGAACACCTTTGTGTCTCTTAATTCAGTGTCTGGCTCTATATATGCCCTGAGGAGTTTTAATTATGAAGTAATGAAACAGCTAGACATACACATCCAAGCAAGTGATGGGGGGTCACCACAGCTGCAGAGCACAGCTGTCATCAGACTAAAAATAGTTGATCAGAATGACAACCAACCTTCTATCATACAACCACCCCTTTACAAAGGATCTGCTGAGGTTTTTCTGCCCAAAGATGCGCCTGCAGGTTATGTGGTAACCCAGATAAAGGCCACAGATGCTGATGAAGGCATAAATGCACAGCTGTCCTATAAAATCACAGAGGGGGGACACCTGGGTTTCTCTATCAACAAAGACACAGGGAAGGTGCACGTGAGTCGACAGCTGATGTATGATCTCACAGACAATGTCAAAGTCACAGTGTCGGTCAGTGACAATGGATCCCCCGCGCTTACCTCCACAGCCATTATACACTTCAGCTTTATAGAAGAAACTCTTCCCAGTATGCCTTCCTTGGCTCAAAATGGCAGCGATGAGCTCTTTGAATGGGACATGTCCATTGCCATAATCATTGTCCTGGCAGGGagctgctctctcctcctgttgGCTATCATTCTCATCACAACCATTTGCAGCCGCCGGAAAAAAGAGACAAGGGAGGGGGGGTGTGATGAAAAAGAAGACATACCAAATGTGGAGAAAGTGGAAAGTGGTCATATTGATTCTTTGATTGCCAACCACAAAGGCAAAGTGTTTGATGCCCATCCATTTCCAGAGAAACCTCCATTGGCCAGCAGCAACACAACAGAGACAGGCTGTGAGGatggcaggcagacagcaggCATCTTCGAGTCAAACAGTAGGGTGATGGAGGGAAAACTAAAG GGTTATTCTACACTACCGGGTTATGGGAAAGAAACAGTCAGGCCAATAACAATATGGAAGGGTAATTCATTCACAACAATCTCAGCAAGAGACCCCCACATCAGTGGCAAGGACAGTGGAAAAGGGGACAGTGACTTCAATGACAGTGATTCTGACATAAGTGGAGATGTGCACAAAAAAGAGTCGCCGCCAACAAACA GTCTCTGGGCATGTACAAGCGAGTGCAAAGTGTTGGGACACTCAGACCGATGCTGGAGCCCTTCAGCTACAAGGCCCAACACGAGCATGGCCTGTGGACCGCATCTGTCAACTTTCTCCAAGACAGCTTCACTGCCCCGGGACACCAGAAGGGAAAACTACTACCCAGCTCACATACCCAAAACCAATGGTTTGCAAAGCGTGTACGAAAAAGTTCAACACCAGGAATTTGATTATATTCTTGTTGGTCCACCGACACCAGCCAGAATACAGGAAGCAGATGAGATATCCATTCCAGAGTACACAAACTCATAA